One Acropora muricata isolate sample 2 unplaced genomic scaffold, ASM3666990v1 scaffold_746, whole genome shotgun sequence genomic window carries:
- the LOC136907302 gene encoding uncharacterized protein: MDFDSVLKEVLLAAALNHDLDLLREVVGGRPKNHTDWASIADKLNSAWGNEENPVRGRSCKEHFDVLLKHHKENNVAALKKSGSEEQYIEIQQLLDDVQSYLEALEQNQPKQKKNDQDRKKAQKMRDAAMETLKRKYPSSRSSVSDSEDEMAGHHSKDKPKAKRSQRPDVMSFLADKAETERDFKNQELQFRREALDTGMKLKRDALDVEMRRIELQEKQVNMQMELFKALINKH, translated from the exons atggatttcgaTAGTGTTCTTAAAGAGGTTCTTCTG gcagcggctcttaatcATGATTTAGACCTTCTCAGGGAAGTGGTTGGTGGACGACCAAAGAACCATACTGACTGGGCTTCTATAGCTGACAAATTGAACAGTGCATGGGGAAATGAGGAAAATCCAGTGCGTGGACGCTCTTGCAAAGAACATTTTGACGTGCTGCTGAAGCACCATAAAGAAAATAATGTGGCAGCACTGAAGAA GTCTGGCTCTGAGGAACAATACATTGAGATTCAGCAATTATTGGACGATGTTCAGTCTTACCTTGAGGCCTTGGAACAAAATCAaccaaaacagaagaaaaatgaCCAGGATAGAAAAAAAGCTCAGAAAATGAGAGATGCAGCCATGGAAACACTCAAGAGAA AGTATCCTTCATCTCGTTCAAGTGTCAGTGATTCAGAGGATGAGATGGCTGGCCATCATTCAAAAG ATAAGCCAAAGGCCAAGCGTTCACAACGACCAGATGTCATGTCATTTCTTGCTGATAAAGCAGAGACAGAAAGGGATTTCAAGAACCAGGAGCTTCAGTTTAGGCGAGAGGCCCTTGATACAGGAATGAAACTCAAGAGAGATGCCCTTGATGTTGAAATGAGAAGAATTGAGTtacaagaaaagcaagtaaacatGCAGATGGAATTGTTTAAGGCTCTTATAAATAAGCATTAA
- the LOC136907301 gene encoding uncharacterized protein has product MEETLLAEKELRELAKNLDEDKIQRSVGNKGIRWHFKPPLAPHFGGVHEIMIKAAKRAIFAILGSADLNDEELMTAFTGAEALINSRPLTYQSANPSDDVPLTPNRFLHGQIGGQFAPESVDDNKNLNIKER; this is encoded by the coding sequence ATGGAGGAAACTTTGTTGGCTGAAAAGGAACTACGTGAACTAGCCAAGAATCTTGACGAGGATAAAATTCAGAGGTCTGTGGGAAATAAAGGTATCAGATGGCATTTCAAACCGCCATTAGCACCTCATTTCGGGGGAGTACACGAAATCATGATTAAGGCGGCCAAGAGAgcaatctttgcaattttgggATCGGCGGACCTAAACGATGAAGAACTGATGACGGCTTTTACTGGTGCAGAAGCTTTGATAAACTCAAGACCGCTTACCTACCAGTCTGCGAATCCAAGCGACGATGTACCTCTCACGCCGAATCGTTTTCTTCATGGACAGATTGGCGGTCAATTTGCCCCAGAGAGTGTGGATGACAACAAGAATTTAAACATTAAGGAAAGATGA